The following coding sequences are from one Candidatus Poribacteria bacterium window:
- a CDS encoding AAA family ATPase encodes MLHALELENFKAFGKRARIPFAPITLIFGENSAGKSSILQALNLLKQTLESRNPTEAPLLPKTENGIVDLGSFQEMLFDHDLERTLSIRVETTLDSLYSLRFPLYRKNKIAIEFSFKRPSLEAEVYLDQIGIYYAESGECIAKFQRLDTTEESEAFLRGMSFSRPLSGILSSRLTALKCVWLTAEPEYWKWEFEWHKEKKEGILNELREMLTALQHANDEHKEDNKRLQQECRSLNDGIEFFSSDFDLKTYISKRHDKEVNGGIGVYGFLPIGGMGPPHRRKFRPLLHRLSDDIIFSAPKLAIAAGGALELDLVYLFPMSSFRRPPERLYIFTGTSPEDVGYRGDLLPDLLLRRPELVKDTNEWLNRLNMDYELEVKPVGTDTGDLFEVRLIDTRRKEGVSVALTDVGFGISQLLPFIVQSLVSEERIISIEQPEVHVHPKLQADLGDLLAEAIKEPRQNRFIIETHSEHLILRLQRLIRNKLLEPEDVSVIYVSRGPEGAKALRLHLDEDGDFIDEWPNGFFLERLREL; translated from the coding sequence ATGCTTCATGCCCTGGAATTAGAGAATTTCAAAGCGTTTGGAAAACGTGCTCGTATTCCGTTTGCACCGATAACGCTCATTTTTGGTGAAAATAGTGCTGGAAAGAGTTCAATCCTTCAAGCACTCAATCTGCTCAAACAGACGCTGGAAAGTCGAAACCCAACTGAGGCTCCGCTGCTTCCAAAAACCGAAAATGGGATCGTCGATCTTGGCAGCTTTCAAGAAATGCTTTTCGACCATGACTTGGAGCGGACGCTCTCAATCCGTGTTGAAACTACATTAGATAGCCTATATTCCCTTCGATTTCCATTGTATAGAAAAAACAAAATAGCTATTGAGTTCAGTTTCAAGCGACCTTCCCTTGAGGCAGAAGTCTACTTGGATCAAATTGGCATTTATTATGCGGAATCCGGTGAGTGTATTGCCAAGTTTCAGCGATTGGATACAACTGAAGAATCTGAGGCATTTCTGAGAGGAATGAGCTTTTCCCGTCCTCTGTCTGGCATTCTGTCTTCAAGGTTAACTGCCCTGAAGTGTGTTTGGCTAACAGCGGAACCAGAGTACTGGAAATGGGAGTTTGAGTGGCATAAAGAGAAGAAAGAGGGGATCCTCAACGAGCTCAGAGAAATGTTAACTGCGCTACAGCACGCTAACGACGAACACAAGGAAGACAATAAGAGGTTGCAGCAAGAATGCAGATCCTTAAACGATGGTATTGAGTTTTTCTCATCAGATTTTGATTTGAAAACCTACATATCCAAGAGGCACGATAAAGAAGTGAACGGTGGGATAGGCGTGTACGGTTTCCTTCCAATTGGTGGCATGGGACCTCCTCATAGGAGAAAATTCCGCCCGTTATTGCACCGGCTGTCTGATGATATAATATTTAGTGCTCCTAAATTGGCAATAGCAGCAGGTGGAGCGTTAGAATTAGATTTAGTCTATCTTTTTCCGATGAGTTCTTTTCGGAGGCCGCCGGAAAGATTATATATTTTTACAGGGACCAGTCCGGAAGATGTCGGATATCGAGGAGATTTGCTCCCAGATTTGCTCCTCCGTCGCCCCGAATTGGTAAAAGACACGAACGAATGGTTAAACCGACTCAATATGGACTATGAGCTTGAGGTAAAACCGGTAGGGACCGATACAGGCGATTTATTTGAGGTAAGGCTCATAGATACACGTCGAAAAGAAGGTGTAAGCGTAGCACTAACAGATGTCGGTTTCGGTATCAGTCAACTCCTACCTTTTATTGTCCAGAGCTTGGTTTCAGAGGAACGAATTATCTCTATTGAACAGCCCGAAGTTCACGTACATCCGAAATTGCAGGCGGATCTCGGTGACCTTTTAGCGGAAGCCATTAAAGAACCGCGTCAGAATCGATTCATTATTGAAACTCACAGCGAGCATTTAATTTTACGTTTGCAACGTTTGATCCGTAACAAGCTCCTTGAACCAGAGGATGTCTCGGTTATCTATGTCAGTCGTGGGCCTGAGGGAGCGAAAGCACTACGTTTACACCTTGACGAAGATGGCGATTTTATTGATGAATGGCCCAACGGGTTTTTCTTGGAACGCCTTCGTGAACTTTGA
- the gltX gene encoding glutamate--tRNA ligase: MNDTPSRTSVSAVKDQIRVRMAPSPTGYLHIGGARTALFNWLFAKHHNGNFILRIDDTDTARSTDASMHEIYDALKWLGINWDEQYVQSERKSIYEGYVEQLLESGNAYHCYCTPEELEEIRAQARADKQTRSYDGRHRHLTSEDVERFVAEGRKPAVRIKMPDTPILVEDIVLGSRSIDPDTLEDEVIVRSNGMPNYNLTSIIDDAEMQITHVIRGTEHLNNTPKQIAIANALGLAVPQFAHIPLVLDSGGRKMSKRHHGDLVAVNRYREQGYLPEAVLNFVVRLGWSYDDKQEIFSVDELIEKFDLARVGKSGSVFDIKKLEWLNSHYINQLDVAARTDAVIPFWQEEGLLDSTKDRDWLESIVEAVGERLTTLQDIIPQTRYFFTDEFEYEPKSVKKWWGNSEEKRNNTRNILTNVSQIVEEIPTFDIETIEAAIWKYTDENNIKRVAAMQALRIALTGTSFGPSLFDIVVLLGRNEVLKRIPKAIAHL, from the coding sequence ATGAACGACACACCAAGCAGGACATCGGTTTCCGCTGTGAAAGATCAAATCCGGGTTCGGATGGCACCGTCACCGACCGGTTACTTACACATCGGAGGCGCGCGAACGGCTCTGTTTAATTGGCTGTTTGCTAAACACCACAACGGCAACTTCATCCTTCGTATCGACGATACGGACACGGCACGTTCCACTGATGCGTCCATGCACGAGATTTACGATGCGCTGAAGTGGTTGGGCATTAATTGGGACGAGCAATATGTCCAGTCAGAACGGAAAAGCATCTACGAGGGGTACGTCGAGCAATTGCTTGAAAGTGGCAATGCATATCACTGTTATTGCACACCTGAAGAGCTGGAAGAGATCCGCGCGCAGGCTCGTGCCGATAAGCAGACCCGTTCCTACGATGGAAGGCATCGGCACCTGACATCGGAAGACGTAGAACGCTTTGTCGCCGAGGGCAGAAAGCCGGCCGTGCGCATAAAGATGCCTGACACACCGATCCTTGTTGAGGACATCGTACTCGGTTCACGCAGTATCGATCCCGATACCTTAGAAGACGAAGTGATCGTCCGTTCAAACGGGATGCCGAACTACAATCTCACCTCAATTATCGACGATGCGGAGATGCAGATAACACACGTGATTCGGGGAACAGAGCATCTGAATAACACACCGAAGCAGATTGCGATTGCGAATGCCCTCGGTTTAGCGGTACCACAGTTTGCACATATTCCATTGGTGCTGGATAGTGGTGGCAGGAAAATGAGCAAACGTCATCACGGTGATCTCGTCGCTGTGAACCGCTACCGTGAGCAGGGGTATTTGCCTGAAGCGGTGCTGAACTTCGTTGTCCGGCTCGGCTGGTCCTACGACGACAAGCAGGAAATCTTTTCCGTTGATGAACTCATCGAAAAATTTGATCTTGCGCGGGTTGGGAAGAGTGGCAGTGTCTTTGATATTAAGAAACTGGAGTGGCTCAATTCCCACTATATTAATCAACTCGATGTGGCGGCACGGACGGATGCTGTAATCCCGTTCTGGCAGGAAGAGGGTTTATTGGATTCGACCAAGGATCGCGACTGGCTGGAGAGTATTGTAGAAGCAGTGGGAGAACGTCTCACAACGCTACAGGACATTATCCCTCAGACTCGCTATTTCTTTACGGATGAATTCGAGTATGAACCGAAATCGGTCAAGAAATGGTGGGGAAATTCAGAAGAAAAGAGAAATAATACGCGAAACATTCTGACGAATGTTTCACAGATTGTAGAAGAGATTCCTACGTTTGACATAGAAACGATTGAAGCGGCAATTTGGAAGTATACAGATGAGAACAACATCAAACGCGTCGCGGCGATGCAGGCGTTGCGGATCGCGCTGACGGGGACATCGTTCGGACCGAGTCTCTTTGATATTGTTGTGCTGCTCGGCAGAAACGAAGTTTTAAAGCGGATCCCAAAGGCGATAGCGCATCTATAA
- a CDS encoding DegT/DnrJ/EryC1/StrS family aminotransferase — MTAKLAISGGKKTVPDGLIQPWPEVTQDDRDAIAEVIASERITEQQRIQSEGLAKEWAEYMDVEYCIPVNSGTAALHLCVAGVGIEPGDEVIVPAFTFWATAAAVLHHNAIPVFVDIDPVTYCIDPNEIEAKITERTRAILPVHIHGMPADMDPILAIAKKHNLKVIEDVAQAHGAYYKGKLCGAFGDAAGYSTQASKTLSSGCQGGLFTTNDAQIYERAALLQYFGEIVVPGREREEQEYNAYGLGWMYRGDMFSQAFIRSQLRRLDVNNAMRIRNCHYLTGHLDEIDGIETPVTPKECEPVYYNYVIGFDPEALGLDISARTLREKVQAALRAEGVPTGQWQRLPVPSQEIFQNQIGYGTGCPWRCNNSTVEYKTEDYPKSVEFIDSHCYIFDVNPPNDLELMSYYVEAFDKVMGQMDAVLEHSDTP, encoded by the coding sequence ATGACAGCAAAACTCGCTATATCTGGTGGAAAAAAGACTGTCCCTGATGGGTTAATTCAACCGTGGCCAGAGGTTACCCAAGATGACAGGGACGCGATTGCCGAGGTTATCGCCTCCGAAAGAATTACCGAACAGCAACGGATTCAATCCGAAGGTCTCGCGAAGGAATGGGCGGAATACATGGATGTTGAGTATTGTATTCCCGTCAACAGCGGGACGGCTGCGTTGCATCTGTGTGTCGCAGGTGTCGGTATTGAGCCGGGCGATGAGGTCATTGTTCCCGCCTTCACTTTCTGGGCAACGGCAGCAGCCGTTCTCCATCACAACGCTATTCCTGTCTTCGTTGATATTGACCCCGTAACCTACTGTATTGATCCGAATGAAATTGAGGCGAAAATCACCGAGCGGACTCGCGCGATTCTGCCGGTTCATATTCACGGTATGCCCGCCGATATGGATCCGATTTTAGCGATTGCGAAAAAGCATAACCTGAAAGTCATTGAGGATGTCGCGCAGGCGCACGGGGCGTACTATAAAGGCAAGCTTTGTGGTGCTTTTGGCGATGCCGCGGGGTATAGCACGCAGGCATCGAAAACGTTAAGTAGCGGTTGTCAAGGCGGTTTGTTCACGACGAATGATGCGCAAATTTACGAACGTGCAGCGTTGTTGCAGTATTTCGGGGAAATCGTCGTGCCGGGTAGGGAACGCGAGGAACAGGAATACAACGCGTATGGACTCGGTTGGATGTATCGTGGTGATATGTTCAGTCAGGCATTCATCCGTAGTCAACTCAGGCGGCTTGATGTGAACAACGCGATGCGGATCCGAAACTGCCACTATCTCACGGGACATTTGGATGAAATTGATGGCATCGAAACGCCTGTTACCCCAAAAGAATGCGAACCGGTTTATTACAACTACGTCATCGGTTTTGATCCAGAAGCGTTGGGATTGGACATTTCCGCACGAACCTTGCGTGAGAAGGTGCAAGCGGCACTACGCGCTGAGGGTGTACCGACCGGTCAGTGGCAACGGCTTCCCGTCCCATCTCAAGAGATTTTCCAGAACCAGATCGGCTACGGTACAGGGTGTCCGTGGCGATGCAATAATTCGACGGTTGAATACAAGACTGAGGACTACCCTAAATCCGTTGAATTCATTGATTCTCACTGCTACATCTTTGATGTCAATCCCCCCAACGACCTTGAGTTGATGTCGTATTATGTTGAAGCATTTGATAAGGTGATGGGTCAGATGGATGCCGTGCTTGAACATTCGGATACGCCCTAA
- a CDS encoding glutamine--tRNA ligase/YqeY domain fusion protein, whose product MKHSDPPAKEDTNNPTDTNFIRQEIDKDLEANRYDGRVHTRFPPEPSGYLHIGHAKAICISFGISEDYGGLYNLRFDDSNPITEESEYVEAIKRDVHWLGFDWKEREYHASDYFETLYEYAVKLVEKGKAYVCDLTPEETRTYRGTLVEPGKNSPYRDRSVEENLTLFQGMRDGEFPDGSRTLRAKIDMSSPNLNMRDPVMYRILRSHHHRHGDKWCIYPTYDFTHGQSDSIEGITHSLCDVQFEDHRPLYDWFLEELEIYQPRQIEFARLNLTYTVLGKRNLRMLVQGGHVSGWDDPRMPTLSGMRRRGYTPESIRDFCNRIGVSKADNLIEMGQLEYSIRNDLNRRAPRVMAILNPVKVIIDNYPEGQVEMLDAENNPEDENAGMRQVPFSREIYIEREDFMEDPPRKFFRLAPGREVRLKHAYYVQCERVVKDENTGEIVEIHCTYDPETRGGWSEDGRKVRGTLHWVSAEHAVDAEVRLYEPLFTEREPESAAEGADWMQFLNPNSLEVLNNCKVEPSLADAPPESRYQFLRMGYFCVDSDTTSEKLVFNRTVPLRDSWAKIQRGQK is encoded by the coding sequence ATGAAGCATTCAGATCCCCCTGCAAAAGAAGATACGAATAATCCGACTGACACAAACTTCATCCGCCAAGAGATTGATAAGGATCTTGAAGCCAACAGATATGACGGTCGCGTGCATACGCGATTCCCTCCAGAACCGAGTGGATACCTCCATATAGGACACGCCAAGGCTATCTGCATTAGTTTCGGCATTTCCGAGGATTATGGTGGACTTTACAATTTGCGGTTTGACGACAGCAACCCGATCACAGAAGAGAGTGAATACGTAGAAGCGATTAAGCGGGATGTCCACTGGCTCGGATTTGATTGGAAAGAGCGGGAATATCACGCTTCGGATTATTTTGAGACGCTCTACGAGTATGCTGTCAAACTCGTAGAGAAAGGAAAGGCGTACGTCTGCGATCTAACACCGGAGGAAACACGAACTTATCGTGGGACCTTGGTCGAACCCGGGAAAAATAGTCCTTATCGGGACCGATCGGTTGAAGAGAATCTGACGTTGTTCCAAGGAATGCGCGACGGTGAGTTTCCAGACGGTTCGCGCACACTTCGCGCTAAAATTGATATGTCAAGCCCAAATTTAAACATGCGGGATCCCGTAATGTATCGCATCTTGCGTTCACACCACCATCGTCATGGCGACAAATGGTGCATCTATCCGACCTACGATTTCACGCATGGACAATCCGATTCAATTGAGGGGATAACGCATTCGTTATGTGATGTCCAGTTTGAGGACCACCGTCCCCTCTACGATTGGTTTTTAGAGGAACTGGAAATTTATCAGCCTCGCCAAATTGAATTTGCCCGTTTGAATCTTACTTATACCGTCCTCGGTAAGCGGAACCTTCGGATGTTGGTGCAAGGTGGGCACGTCAGCGGTTGGGATGATCCAAGAATGCCGACACTCTCTGGAATGCGTCGCCGTGGATATACACCTGAATCTATCCGAGATTTTTGCAACCGTATCGGTGTGTCAAAAGCTGATAATCTCATTGAGATGGGGCAGCTTGAGTATTCTATCCGCAACGATCTGAATCGCCGGGCACCACGTGTTATGGCAATTCTCAATCCGGTGAAGGTGATTATCGACAACTACCCGGAGGGTCAGGTCGAAATGCTTGACGCTGAAAATAACCCGGAAGATGAAAACGCAGGGATGCGGCAAGTCCCGTTTTCGCGAGAAATCTACATTGAGCGTGAGGATTTCATGGAGGATCCGCCACGGAAATTCTTCAGATTGGCACCCGGGCGAGAGGTGAGGCTTAAGCACGCCTATTATGTGCAGTGTGAACGGGTCGTTAAAGACGAAAACACCGGTGAGATCGTTGAGATTCACTGTACTTATGATCCAGAAACACGCGGTGGTTGGTCGGAAGATGGGCGCAAGGTCCGAGGCACATTACATTGGGTGTCTGCTGAACACGCTGTTGATGCTGAGGTGCGTCTCTATGAGCCCCTCTTTACAGAACGTGAACCGGAAAGTGCGGCAGAGGGCGCAGATTGGATGCAATTCCTCAATCCGAACTCTTTAGAGGTGCTAAATAACTGCAAGGTTGAACCGAGTCTCGCTGACGCACCGCCTGAAAGCCGGTATCAGTTCCTGAGAATGGGATATTTTTGCGTAGATTCAGATACAACATCAGAGAAGTTGGTATTCAATCGCACAGTACCGCTGAGGGATAGCTGGGCGAAGATTCAAAGAGGACAGAAATGA